From a single Verrucomicrobiota bacterium genomic region:
- a CDS encoding lysophospholipase, which yields MTENHNDLFSEEEFNTEAHIPILGPETYLLADWKMPPHARGVVLFAHGSGSSRHSLRNRAVARYLVSRGIGTFLLDLLTAEEERVDNVTRDFRFDIQLLAKRLVMATRWIRSQPVTSELPLGYFGASTGAAAALVAAAKLQDEIAAVVSRGGRPDLAGSALADVNSPTLLIVGGNDTEVEVLNRRALAKLSCSKKLSIIPGATHLFVEPGTLEQVEVLAANWFLKQFAVHEPVTMSTGGRIR from the coding sequence ACACGGAAGCTCATATCCCCATCTTGGGCCCCGAGACTTACCTGCTTGCCGACTGGAAGATGCCTCCCCATGCGCGGGGTGTTGTCCTCTTTGCCCACGGTAGCGGGAGCAGTAGGCACAGTCTGCGCAACAGGGCTGTCGCCAGGTATCTGGTCAGTCGTGGCATCGGGACCTTCCTCCTAGATCTCCTGACCGCGGAGGAGGAGCGGGTCGATAACGTAACACGAGATTTCCGTTTCGATATTCAACTGCTAGCCAAGCGACTCGTGATGGCAACGCGCTGGATACGCTCTCAACCGGTGACCAGCGAGCTGCCCCTCGGTTACTTCGGGGCCAGCACCGGCGCAGCAGCAGCACTCGTGGCCGCGGCAAAACTGCAGGATGAGATAGCGGCTGTGGTCTCCCGAGGAGGGCGACCCGATCTTGCCGGGAGCGCCCTCGCCGATGTCAACTCCCCCACCCTTCTGATCGTGGGAGGAAATGACACGGAGGTGGAGGTTCTCAATAGGCGGGCCTTGGCAAAGCTCTCATGCAGCAAGAAGCTCTCGATTATCCCGGGGGCGACTCATCTCTTCGTGGAACCGGGAACTCTCGAACAGGTTGAGGTCCTCGCAGCCAACTGGTTTCTGAAACAATTCGCCGTCCATGAACCCGTGACTATGAGCACGGGAGGGAGGATCCGGTGA
- a CDS encoding phosphoribosyltransferase yields MRFHDRKEAGQLLALELACYKDRRDVLILALPRGGVPVAHEIASVLHCPLDVLVVRKLGVPGHEEMAMGAIATGGIRLINPDIVSALGITPQAVESVERKEEAELVRRERTYRGNLGLLDPSEKIIILVDDGIATGATMQAAIASLKQRHVRKIIVASPVAPHSVVLSLRRVADDVVTVLTPEDFGGVGRWYEDFSQTSDEEVQQLLEADHESSLTTHHP; encoded by the coding sequence ATGCGATTCCACGACAGAAAGGAGGCGGGTCAACTACTGGCACTGGAGCTGGCGTGCTACAAGGATCGTAGAGACGTGCTCATCCTTGCACTGCCACGAGGAGGAGTTCCGGTGGCCCATGAGATCGCCTCAGTGCTCCATTGCCCACTCGACGTACTGGTGGTGAGGAAGCTGGGTGTTCCAGGACACGAAGAGATGGCCATGGGTGCCATCGCCACGGGGGGAATCCGCCTGATCAATCCTGACATTGTTTCCGCTCTCGGAATCACTCCCCAAGCCGTCGAGTCTGTCGAGCGCAAGGAAGAGGCGGAACTTGTTCGCCGTGAAAGAACCTACCGGGGAAACCTCGGGCTACTAGACCCCAGCGAGAAGATAATCATTCTGGTCGATGACGGCATTGCCACGGGAGCGACCATGCAGGCGGCGATCGCCTCACTGAAACAGCGCCATGTCAGGAAGATCATCGTGGCTTCTCCCGTAGCCCCTCACTCGGTGGTCTTATCACTCCGTCGCGTGGCAGACGACGTGGTCACGGTGTTGACTCCGGAAGACTTCGGCGGTGTGGGACGTTGGTATGAGGATTTCTCCCAAACCTCCGATGAGGAAGTGCAGCAGCTACTAGAGGCTGACCATGAGAGCTCTCTAACCACACACCATCCATGA